Proteins from a single region of Corynebacterium pseudogenitalium:
- a CDS encoding long-chain fatty-acid--CoA ligase, producing the protein MLSTMQEVPFSVGRILEYGRTAHASTKCTTWGPTGAEECTFADIGARASAFANAAEILLGIDADQRVATFMFNCSEHIEVMFGTAAKGAVFTPLNIQLMPDQIAYVVNHSEAKVIVADPRLAEKLSRVMELCPLVEHVVFTGALLGEDILGLSMGTAQVHSYEQLLDGQSTRYLWPEQPENTAAALVYSTATTGAPKGVAYSHRSLWLEAMTLRSTDSLAITHGESFLCCIPIYHVLSWGVPFAAFLTGAPLVLPGADVSAPTLATIIASTHPRVAHGVPTLWIQLMVHYLHTPPERMSLQEIFVGGSPAPPALIKVWEERYGVDVIHVWGMTETSTVGTVARPPSGASGEARQAYRVSQGRFVPWLEYRVVNDGEVMASTDLSQGEIQVRGNLVASGYYHSPTQEKGELASTFRGKEINDARHHFTTDGWLRTGDVGTVTADGYMTLYDRARDVIRSGGEWIYSAQVENLIMEAEDVIECAVIGFPDRQWGERPLAITVLLDDIPRTAETAAQLRKSLADVLPTWMAPEYWTFVDVIDKTSVGKFDKKDLRKHLANGDYEIIALPGPGNRGRKRQEPEQ; encoded by the coding sequence ATGCTTTCAACCATGCAGGAAGTGCCGTTTTCCGTCGGTCGCATTTTGGAGTATGGGCGTACCGCCCACGCTTCGACGAAGTGTACGACGTGGGGCCCCACGGGTGCTGAAGAATGCACGTTCGCGGACATTGGCGCGCGAGCCAGCGCTTTTGCCAACGCAGCCGAGATCCTGCTTGGTATTGACGCCGACCAGCGCGTGGCAACATTCATGTTCAACTGCTCCGAGCATATTGAGGTGATGTTCGGTACCGCCGCAAAAGGCGCCGTCTTTACCCCACTGAATATACAGCTGATGCCAGATCAAATCGCGTATGTGGTAAACCACTCGGAGGCGAAGGTGATCGTGGCGGATCCTCGTCTGGCAGAGAAGCTTTCTCGGGTCATGGAGCTCTGCCCGTTGGTAGAGCACGTAGTTTTTACGGGTGCGTTGCTCGGCGAGGACATACTAGGGCTGTCAATGGGCACAGCTCAAGTGCACAGCTACGAGCAACTTCTCGACGGCCAATCTACCCGCTACCTGTGGCCGGAGCAGCCTGAGAATACCGCCGCCGCGCTCGTGTATTCCACTGCGACAACAGGGGCCCCGAAGGGCGTGGCCTACTCGCATCGTTCCCTTTGGTTAGAGGCGATGACGCTTCGTTCTACCGACTCCCTGGCGATTACGCACGGCGAATCGTTTCTGTGTTGCATCCCCATTTATCACGTGTTGAGCTGGGGCGTGCCATTCGCAGCGTTTTTGACTGGTGCTCCGTTGGTGCTGCCCGGCGCTGATGTTTCCGCCCCGACGCTTGCAACAATCATTGCCTCAACGCATCCGCGCGTGGCGCATGGAGTGCCTACCCTGTGGATCCAGCTGATGGTGCATTACCTGCATACGCCGCCAGAGCGTATGAGTTTGCAGGAGATTTTTGTCGGCGGCTCCCCAGCTCCACCAGCGTTGATCAAGGTGTGGGAAGAGCGCTACGGCGTCGACGTCATCCACGTTTGGGGCATGACGGAAACGTCGACGGTGGGCACGGTGGCGCGCCCACCGTCCGGCGCATCGGGCGAAGCACGCCAGGCGTACCGGGTGTCGCAGGGACGTTTTGTGCCGTGGCTTGAGTACCGGGTGGTCAACGATGGCGAGGTGATGGCGTCGACAGATCTTTCACAAGGCGAGATTCAAGTGCGCGGCAACTTGGTTGCAAGCGGCTACTACCACTCGCCGACCCAGGAAAAGGGTGAGCTCGCCTCGACGTTCCGTGGCAAGGAGATTAACGATGCCCGCCACCACTTCACTACAGATGGTTGGCTGCGCACGGGAGATGTGGGCACCGTCACCGCCGATGGGTACATGACTTTGTACGACCGTGCCCGCGACGTCATCCGCTCTGGCGGCGAATGGATTTACTCCGCGCAGGTAGAAAACCTCATCATGGAAGCAGAGGATGTCATCGAGTGCGCGGTGATTGGATTCCCCGACCGGCAGTGGGGCGAGCGTCCGCTGGCGATTACCGTGCTGCTGGACGATATTCCCCGCACCGCTGAGACAGCTGCGCAGCTGCGCAAGAGTCTGGCCGATGTGTTGCCAACGTGGATGGCCCCTGAGTATTGGACGTTCGTCGATGTCATTGACAAAACATCGGTGGGCAAGTTCGACAAGAAGGACCTGCGGAAGCACCTGGCCAATGGCGACTACGAAATCATTGCCTTACCCGGCCCGGGCAACCGTGGAAGAAAGAGGCAAGAGCCCGAACAATAA
- the rho gene encoding transcription termination factor Rho has product MTDTGNAAGTDLQALKIPELRKLAAEKGLKGVSGLRKGELIQAITTGTVPGKTPAKAAEEETHSDNRRRATRKAADPAENSEAKGDKSGDEEKANEQQSGQHEGRYESRSAARRARRNRAKHNHEAHEPHESDAEQKRSNEEKNDKHDNDSSVEKSDNNNDSNGNGGRGRNQRNDRGGRNNRDHDEDGGGRRGRRGRRGRRGRDNNRDQQDNQNIPPEELQEVAGIVDVIDNNAAFIRTTGYRQSSADVYVNNRLVRANGLRSGDAVIGQVRANGQGHQHGSGRNRQRYNQLVRVDSVNGMTPEDAKQRKQFHKLTPLYPNKRLRLETEPNILTTRVIDLVMPIGKGQRALIVSPPKAGKTTILQNIANAIAKNNPECYLMVVLVDERPEEVTDMQRSVKGEVIASTFDRPPSEHTAVAELAIERAKRLVEMGQDVVVLLDSITRLGRAYNNSSPASGRILSGGVDSNALYPPKRFLGAARNIEEGGSLTIIATAMVETGSAGDTVIFEEFKGTGNAELKLDRKIAERRVFPAVDVNPSGTRKDELLMGPDEARVMHKLRRILSALDPQQSIDMLIKQLKKTKSNGEFLMGVANSAPMVADQDAEEYI; this is encoded by the coding sequence GTGACAGATACGGGAAACGCAGCAGGAACCGACCTTCAGGCACTGAAGATTCCTGAACTGCGCAAACTTGCCGCCGAAAAAGGACTTAAAGGTGTCTCCGGTCTACGAAAGGGCGAGCTCATCCAGGCCATTACGACCGGTACGGTCCCTGGTAAGACCCCTGCGAAGGCTGCAGAAGAGGAAACGCACAGCGACAACCGCCGTCGCGCAACTCGCAAGGCTGCTGACCCCGCCGAAAACAGTGAGGCAAAGGGCGATAAGTCGGGCGACGAAGAAAAGGCGAACGAGCAGCAGTCCGGGCAGCACGAGGGACGCTACGAGTCCAGGTCTGCAGCACGCCGCGCTCGTCGGAACCGCGCAAAACACAACCACGAGGCCCACGAGCCCCATGAGTCTGACGCGGAGCAGAAGCGTTCGAATGAAGAGAAGAACGACAAGCACGATAACGACTCGTCCGTTGAGAAGTCTGACAACAACAATGACAGCAATGGCAACGGTGGCCGTGGCCGTAACCAGCGCAACGACCGTGGAGGTCGCAACAACCGTGACCACGACGAAGACGGAGGGGGGCGTCGTGGACGCCGCGGCCGTCGTGGACGCCGCGGTAGGGACAACAACCGTGACCAGCAGGACAACCAGAACATTCCACCAGAGGAGCTGCAGGAAGTAGCAGGTATTGTCGATGTCATCGACAACAACGCTGCGTTCATCCGCACCACTGGTTATCGCCAGAGCAGCGCAGACGTGTATGTGAACAATCGCCTCGTTCGGGCGAACGGCTTGCGTTCTGGTGACGCGGTGATCGGCCAGGTTCGCGCGAATGGGCAGGGGCACCAGCACGGCTCTGGCCGTAACCGCCAGCGCTACAACCAGCTGGTCCGCGTTGATTCCGTCAACGGTATGACGCCAGAGGACGCGAAGCAGCGCAAGCAGTTCCACAAGTTGACGCCGCTGTACCCGAACAAGCGCCTGCGCCTGGAGACGGAGCCAAATATCCTGACCACTCGTGTCATCGACCTGGTCATGCCGATCGGTAAGGGACAGCGCGCGTTGATCGTCTCGCCTCCAAAGGCTGGTAAGACGACGATCTTGCAGAACATTGCGAACGCCATCGCGAAGAACAACCCAGAGTGCTACCTGATGGTCGTCCTCGTTGACGAGCGTCCCGAGGAAGTCACGGACATGCAGCGCAGCGTCAAGGGTGAGGTTATCGCCTCCACCTTCGACCGCCCGCCATCAGAGCACACCGCTGTTGCCGAGCTCGCCATTGAACGGGCAAAGCGTCTCGTGGAGATGGGGCAGGACGTCGTCGTTCTTCTCGACTCCATTACACGCCTGGGCCGTGCGTATAACAACTCCTCACCAGCGTCTGGTCGCATCCTGTCCGGTGGTGTTGACTCCAACGCGCTGTACCCGCCGAAGCGCTTCCTAGGCGCCGCCCGCAATATCGAAGAGGGCGGCTCGCTCACAATCATCGCCACGGCGATGGTGGAGACCGGTTCCGCTGGTGACACCGTGATCTTCGAGGAATTCAAGGGCACTGGTAACGCCGAGCTGAAACTTGACCGCAAGATCGCGGAGCGTAGGGTCTTCCCAGCTGTCGACGTCAACCCATCCGGCACCCGCAAGGATGAACTGCTAATGGGGCCGGATGAGGCACGTGTCATGCACAAGCTTCGCCGCATCCTGTCGGCGCTTGACCCGCAGCAATCCATTGACATGCTGATCAAGCAGCTGAAGAAGACGAAGAGTAACGGCGAGTTCCTGATGGGCGTCGCCAACTCAGCACCAATGGTGGCTGACCAAGACGCAGAGGAGTACATCTAA
- the prfA gene encoding peptide chain release factor 1 — MAGEVSLVDDYVAEYEGIQAQMGDPEIAGDQDKFRKLSKRYAELQPIIKVNDALNQAREDHEAAAEMAYEDKEFAEEAERLAKEIVALEEELADLLAPRDEHDGDDIIMELKAGAGGEEAALFAGDLARMYQKYCEKHGLTWEVLDLSESDLGGVKDMTVAVKAKTPSRDGAWSKLKFEGGVHRVQRVPVTESQGRIQTSAAGVYVFPEPDEVASVNIDEKDIRVDVYRSSGKGGQGVNTTDSAVRITHLPTNIVVTCQNERSQIQNRARAMQVLQARLDQLEREKAEAEAAEGRASQVRTMDRSERIRTYNWPENRISDHRINYKANNLDTVLDGNMDDLITALQAHERQERLEAE; from the coding sequence ATGGCTGGCGAAGTTTCGCTTGTCGACGACTACGTCGCCGAATACGAGGGCATTCAGGCCCAAATGGGCGACCCAGAAATTGCGGGCGACCAGGATAAATTCCGGAAGCTTTCAAAGCGCTACGCCGAACTGCAGCCGATCATCAAGGTCAACGACGCGCTGAACCAGGCGAGGGAAGACCACGAAGCTGCGGCTGAGATGGCGTACGAAGACAAAGAGTTCGCCGAAGAAGCTGAACGTCTTGCGAAAGAGATCGTCGCGCTTGAGGAGGAGCTCGCAGACCTGCTCGCACCTCGCGACGAGCACGATGGTGATGACATCATCATGGAGCTCAAGGCCGGTGCTGGCGGTGAAGAGGCGGCCCTCTTCGCTGGTGATCTCGCCCGCATGTATCAAAAGTACTGCGAGAAGCATGGCTTGACCTGGGAAGTACTCGACTTGTCTGAGTCGGACCTTGGCGGCGTAAAGGATATGACCGTCGCGGTGAAGGCGAAGACGCCGTCACGTGACGGTGCATGGTCCAAGCTGAAATTTGAGGGTGGCGTACACCGTGTGCAGCGCGTGCCAGTCACCGAGTCGCAGGGCCGCATTCAGACGTCGGCCGCGGGTGTATATGTGTTCCCGGAGCCGGACGAAGTGGCGTCGGTAAATATTGATGAGAAGGACATCCGCGTTGATGTCTACCGATCCTCCGGTAAAGGCGGCCAGGGCGTGAACACTACTGACTCAGCAGTGCGCATTACACACCTGCCGACGAACATTGTGGTGACCTGTCAGAACGAGCGCTCGCAGATTCAGAACCGCGCCCGCGCAATGCAGGTGTTGCAAGCTCGCCTTGACCAGCTCGAGCGCGAGAAGGCCGAAGCAGAAGCCGCCGAGGGACGCGCGTCGCAGGTGCGGACCATGGACCGCTCCGAGCGCATTCGGACCTATAACTGGCCCGAGAATCGTATCTCGGATCACCGCATCAACTACAAGGCGAACAACCTTGACACTGTGCTCGATGGCAACATGGACGATCTGATTACAGCGCTTCAGGCGCACGAGCGGCAGGAACGACTTGAAGCCGAGTAA
- the prmC gene encoding peptide chain release factor N(5)-glutamine methyltransferase translates to MKPSKLPAQQVIARGAQQLAAAGVATPAVDARLIAAWLLDDTPMNVLFLDVDQEFETAFEAAIQRRASREPLQHIVGAAPFGPLTLRVGPGVFIPRPETEVLADWAVKTLQQSATSQAPTVVDLGTGSGALALYIANAVPCAEVIAVERSEAAREYAQRNRDELGLNVRIVEGDMTDHNLLSTLHGTVDMVVSNPPYVPNTDGLDPEVYVDPPEAVFSGDDGMDAIRGLVPVAATLLKPGGVFAVEHDDATSDLTVDAVTASDMFDRVERLADLTGKHRFVCARKQSE, encoded by the coding sequence TTGAAGCCGAGTAAACTCCCCGCTCAACAGGTCATCGCCCGTGGCGCGCAGCAGCTTGCGGCCGCGGGCGTTGCCACGCCAGCAGTCGACGCGAGGTTGATCGCTGCCTGGCTTCTCGACGACACCCCGATGAACGTACTGTTCCTCGACGTTGACCAGGAGTTTGAAACAGCGTTTGAAGCAGCGATTCAACGCCGGGCATCGCGCGAACCACTCCAGCACATCGTTGGGGCCGCGCCGTTTGGGCCTCTGACGCTGCGTGTCGGACCGGGTGTGTTTATCCCGCGGCCGGAGACCGAGGTACTAGCCGATTGGGCAGTGAAAACATTGCAGCAGTCCGCCACTTCGCAGGCGCCCACTGTCGTGGATCTGGGCACTGGTTCGGGCGCGCTCGCGCTCTACATCGCGAATGCGGTACCGTGCGCCGAAGTGATCGCGGTGGAGCGGTCCGAAGCTGCTCGCGAGTATGCCCAACGAAATCGCGATGAACTCGGCTTGAACGTCCGGATCGTCGAAGGGGACATGACTGATCACAACTTGTTGTCTACGCTGCACGGCACCGTAGACATGGTGGTAAGCAACCCGCCGTACGTTCCCAATACCGACGGTCTGGACCCAGAGGTCTACGTAGACCCACCGGAAGCAGTCTTTTCCGGAGACGACGGTATGGACGCGATACGTGGCCTGGTGCCGGTGGCTGCGACGCTATTGAAACCGGGCGGAGTATTTGCGGTTGAACATGATGACGCAACTTCTGACCTGACTGTTGACGCCGTTACGGCATCCGACATGTTCGATAGAGTGGAGCGGTTAGCGGACCTCACCGGAAAACACCGCTTTGTCTGTGCCCGGAAACAGAGCGAGTAA
- a CDS encoding L-threonylcarbamoyladenylate synthase, with amino-acid sequence MASRVFQCLEPEEREQGLQAAEAAVKEGRCIVLPTDTVYGIGADAFNNQAVATLLETKRRGPDMPVPVLVGSWTTIQGLVREFTDTAKTLVEAFWPGGLSIVVPEAPSLPWNLGDTRGTVLLRMPNQPLALELLQRTGPMAVSSANLTGNPPALNAAAARQQFGEAVGVYLEGGPAEVGTPSTIIDISGPSPVILREGAISTERISQVLKLDPDQLRRK; translated from the coding sequence ATGGCGAGTAGGGTTTTCCAGTGCCTCGAACCAGAAGAACGCGAACAAGGACTGCAGGCAGCAGAAGCCGCAGTGAAAGAGGGGCGTTGCATCGTCCTTCCTACTGACACCGTCTACGGCATCGGCGCCGACGCATTTAATAACCAGGCGGTGGCGACACTGCTGGAAACGAAGCGGCGGGGCCCCGATATGCCAGTACCAGTGTTGGTAGGGTCTTGGACTACTATCCAGGGGCTCGTGCGGGAGTTCACGGACACCGCTAAAACTCTTGTTGAAGCATTTTGGCCGGGAGGGCTTTCGATCGTCGTTCCGGAAGCCCCGAGCCTTCCCTGGAATCTCGGCGACACTCGTGGCACCGTGTTGTTGCGGATGCCGAATCAACCCCTGGCGCTTGAACTTCTGCAGCGAACTGGCCCGATGGCGGTCTCGTCGGCGAACCTGACGGGCAATCCACCAGCGCTCAACGCGGCTGCTGCACGCCAGCAGTTCGGGGAGGCAGTCGGCGTGTATCTCGAGGGTGGGCCCGCCGAAGTTGGCACCCCGTCAACGATTATCGATATTTCTGGCCCTAGCCCAGTCATCCTGCGAGAGGGAGCTATCAGCACGGAACGCATTTCTCAAGTCCTAAAACTTGACCCAGACCAGTTGCGGAGGAAGTAG
- a CDS encoding MraY family glycosyltransferase, producing MGGAGVPLRELGLVLLVAAAITYLLTGVVRTALVRTGRVAEIRKRDVHTQPTPSVGGLAMFTGLVCALFLAQQLPALTRGFAPVTPEMTAVFAGASGIVILGIIDDLYELGAVVKLCGQLLVAGLMSFLGLVFTVFYVPFGEGTTLILDQVQGMLLSAFFTVLIINAVNFVDGIDGLAAGLGMIAGGAILLFSLTVLHDQGGAVSAYPPAIICSILVGICAGFLPHNFEPARIFMGDSGAMLIGLLLAAASTSASGKINMSLYGAADMVALVSPIIVVFAAIALPLLDLIWAVIRRVIRGQRPWEADAGHIHHRLLRLGHTHRRTVLVLYMWISAVALGAVSFSIVPTRFAVAFTVLSLVVAFVATLIPWLKGKIGPVSV from the coding sequence ATGGGCGGCGCCGGAGTCCCGCTGCGTGAATTGGGCTTGGTTCTGCTTGTTGCCGCAGCGATCACCTACCTGCTTACAGGCGTGGTGCGCACAGCGCTCGTTCGGACGGGCAGGGTGGCAGAGATCCGCAAACGCGATGTGCATACCCAGCCGACGCCTTCTGTCGGTGGCCTTGCCATGTTTACAGGGCTCGTATGCGCCCTTTTTCTTGCGCAGCAGCTCCCAGCGCTCACACGTGGGTTCGCACCGGTGACGCCCGAAATGACGGCAGTCTTCGCTGGTGCGAGCGGCATCGTGATTCTTGGAATTATCGACGACCTCTACGAGCTTGGGGCCGTCGTAAAGCTGTGCGGACAACTCTTGGTAGCTGGCCTCATGAGCTTTCTTGGACTGGTCTTTACCGTCTTTTACGTCCCGTTTGGGGAGGGGACCACGCTAATCCTCGATCAAGTGCAGGGTATGTTGCTGTCCGCGTTCTTCACGGTGCTCATCATTAATGCGGTGAATTTTGTCGATGGCATCGACGGCCTAGCAGCCGGGTTAGGGATGATCGCTGGGGGAGCGATTCTCCTCTTCTCCCTCACCGTGCTCCACGACCAGGGGGGTGCTGTTTCGGCCTACCCGCCAGCGATCATTTGCTCGATTCTCGTCGGAATTTGTGCCGGGTTCTTGCCGCATAATTTCGAGCCCGCCCGAATTTTCATGGGGGACTCAGGCGCGATGCTTATTGGATTGCTGCTGGCAGCCGCGTCGACGTCAGCGTCGGGCAAGATCAACATGTCACTCTATGGGGCTGCAGACATGGTGGCATTAGTGAGCCCAATCATCGTTGTGTTTGCTGCAATTGCCTTGCCGTTGCTTGACCTGATTTGGGCGGTCATCCGACGTGTGATCCGTGGCCAGCGACCGTGGGAGGCAGACGCCGGACATATTCACCACCGACTGCTTCGCCTCGGGCATACGCACCGACGCACGGTATTGGTGCTCTACATGTGGATTTCTGCAGTAGCCCTCGGTGCGGTGAGCTTTTCGATCGTCCCCACCCGATTTGCTGTAGCTTTTACCGTCCTTTCGTTGGTGGTGGCCTTTGTTGCGACGCTCATTCCATGGCTGAAAGGCAAGATTGGCCCTGTATCTGTGTAG
- the atpB gene encoding F0F1 ATP synthase subunit A, whose translation MKGTFHAPQLGPEFFPGHTFDQFIGEDFANGWFALDRIMLVRLFMAAVLVVLFVIAFRKPKLVPKGLQNIGELGVDFVRIHIAEDTLGKKEGRRFLPVIATIFFTILFMNVATIIPGLNISPNARIGMPIVLAVVAYIAMIYAGVQRYGVAFFKHSTVIPGLPFALHFLVVPIEFFSTFILRPVTLALRLMANFLAGHIILVLLYSATNFFFWQISAWTSVSGLTLIAALLFTLYELIIIFLQAYIFALLTAVYIELSLHADAH comes from the coding sequence ATGAAGGGTACATTCCACGCACCCCAATTGGGTCCAGAATTTTTCCCGGGGCACACGTTCGACCAGTTTATTGGTGAAGATTTCGCCAATGGCTGGTTCGCGCTGGACCGTATCATGCTGGTTCGCCTGTTCATGGCGGCAGTACTGGTGGTCCTCTTTGTTATTGCTTTTAGGAAGCCAAAACTGGTTCCTAAGGGTCTGCAGAATATCGGTGAGTTGGGCGTGGATTTCGTCCGCATCCACATCGCCGAAGACACGCTGGGGAAGAAAGAGGGCCGGCGTTTCTTGCCGGTAATCGCGACAATCTTCTTCACGATCCTGTTCATGAATGTCGCCACGATCATCCCTGGCCTCAACATCTCGCCAAACGCACGTATCGGTATGCCGATTGTGCTGGCTGTTGTTGCCTACATTGCGATGATCTACGCGGGCGTGCAGCGCTACGGCGTTGCCTTCTTCAAGCACTCGACCGTGATTCCTGGGTTGCCGTTCGCTCTGCACTTCCTTGTTGTGCCGATCGAGTTCTTCTCGACGTTCATTCTGCGTCCGGTCACGCTGGCACTTCGTCTTATGGCGAACTTCCTGGCTGGCCACATCATTCTCGTTCTGCTGTACTCTGCTACGAACTTCTTCTTCTGGCAGATCTCGGCCTGGACGAGTGTGTCAGGGCTGACCCTGATCGCGGCGTTGCTGTTCACCCTGTATGAGTTAATCATTATCTTCCTGCAGGCGTACATCTTCGCTCTGTTGACTGCGGTGTACATCGAACTGTCGCTGCATGCAGACGCGCACTAA
- a CDS encoding ATP synthase F0 subunit C, with product MNDIILAQAAAATEYTGLGTIGYGLATIGPGIGIGMLVGKTVEGMARQPEMAGQLRTTMFLGIAFVEALALIGLVAGFLF from the coding sequence ATGAACGACATCATTCTTGCTCAGGCAGCAGCCGCTACCGAATACACCGGTCTCGGCACCATCGGCTACGGCCTCGCAACCATCGGCCCTGGCATCGGCATCGGCATGCTGGTCGGTAAGACCGTTGAGGGTATGGCACGTCAGCCAGAGATGGCTGGCCAGCTGCGTACCACCATGTTCCTGGGTATCGCCTTCGTTGAGGCACTTGCCCTGATTGGCCTCGTTGCAGGCTTCCTGTTCTAA
- a CDS encoding F0F1 ATP synthase subunit B has product MTNVNDIFVLAEGEKLPLETEPSILLPAMYDVVWSTVVFVIVFLLFRKYVLPKYQEVLAEREDRIKGGIERAQVAQAEAKAALEKNNAELAEARAEAAEIREAARAKGKEIQAELRERAEEESRRIVEAGEKQLLASREQVVAELRNEMGQNSISLAERLLGTELSDDTRRSNTIDAFLAELDNVSTRK; this is encoded by the coding sequence ATGACTAACGTCAACGATATTTTCGTGTTGGCAGAGGGAGAGAAGCTTCCGCTCGAGACGGAGCCGTCCATTCTCCTGCCTGCCATGTACGACGTGGTTTGGTCGACCGTTGTCTTCGTCATCGTGTTCTTGCTCTTCAGGAAGTATGTCCTTCCGAAGTACCAGGAAGTGCTGGCGGAGCGCGAAGACCGAATCAAGGGCGGCATTGAGCGTGCTCAGGTTGCCCAGGCCGAGGCTAAGGCTGCTCTAGAAAAGAACAACGCTGAACTCGCTGAGGCACGCGCCGAAGCTGCTGAGATCCGTGAAGCTGCCCGGGCAAAGGGCAAGGAGATTCAGGCAGAACTTCGTGAGCGCGCTGAGGAAGAGTCTCGTCGAATTGTTGAAGCAGGCGAAAAGCAGCTTCTGGCTTCCCGCGAGCAGGTCGTCGCTGAACTGCGCAACGAGATGGGTCAGAACTCCATCAGTCTGGCAGAGCGTCTGCTGGGTACCGAGCTTTCGGATGATACCCGCCGCTCGAACACGATTGATGCTTTCCTCGCCGAACTCGACAACGTTTCTACGAGGAAGTAG
- a CDS encoding F0F1 ATP synthase subunit delta, which translates to MKAASREAQTKVSEQLDQLIQGAGDTVAVALQLGTELFLTVDQLDAERALRIAVADNSLDAAQRRGIINDVFGAKVAEPTAQILAAAASEEWSNPREFRAGLINLGRRALMKGAEAQGQLEQVENELYQLSTLLEKERKLTQLLSDRTATAAQKRGLLANVIYGKVTTVTEALALQVIGRPEHHPVDDLAALAADVAALRGKAVARVVTAQALSDAQRDALAQKLENIYGREMAIHSEVDPSLLGGLTIRVGDELIDGSTRGKLNRMRTDLLANATL; encoded by the coding sequence ATGAAGGCAGCTAGTCGCGAAGCACAAACAAAAGTTTCTGAGCAGCTTGATCAGCTGATTCAAGGGGCAGGGGACACCGTTGCTGTTGCATTGCAGCTTGGTACGGAACTGTTCCTGACCGTGGATCAGCTGGACGCCGAGCGTGCACTGCGCATCGCTGTCGCTGATAACTCGCTTGATGCCGCGCAGCGTCGCGGGATCATCAACGATGTTTTCGGTGCCAAGGTGGCAGAGCCTACGGCACAGATCCTTGCTGCAGCAGCTTCCGAGGAGTGGTCAAACCCGCGCGAGTTCCGCGCAGGCCTGATCAACCTAGGTCGACGCGCGCTGATGAAGGGCGCGGAGGCTCAAGGGCAGTTGGAGCAGGTCGAAAACGAGCTGTACCAACTCTCCACCTTGCTTGAGAAGGAGCGGAAGCTTACTCAGCTTCTCTCCGACCGAACCGCTACAGCCGCACAGAAGCGCGGTCTGCTTGCGAATGTCATTTACGGCAAGGTCACCACGGTTACTGAAGCGCTAGCTTTGCAGGTCATTGGCCGTCCAGAACACCACCCGGTAGACGATCTCGCAGCTCTGGCAGCTGACGTCGCCGCGTTGCGTGGGAAGGCCGTGGCACGTGTGGTCACCGCACAGGCGCTCTCTGATGCGCAGCGCGATGCACTGGCACAGAAACTTGAGAACATTTACGGTCGTGAGATGGCGATCCATTCTGAGGTTGACCCCAGCCTCCTCGGTGGACTGACCATCCGAGTCGGCGATGAACTGATTGACGGGTCGACGCGCGGTAAGTTGAACCGCATGCGCACCGACCTTCTCGCCAACGCGACCCTTTAG